Proteins from a genomic interval of Undibacterium parvum:
- a CDS encoding alpha-ketoglutarate-dependent dioxygenase AlkB family protein, with protein sequence MDLFDDLDAAHNLLPKDGVVNYYGKLLPAKQADDYFACLMQSIAWENDQALIYGKLILTKRKVAWYGDKKFEYTYSNTTKHALPWTAELLELKALVEQRTGEKFNSCLLNLYHDGEEGMAWHSDAEKDLKKNGAIGSLSFGAERKFAFKHKVSQEIVSLVLAHGSLLVMKGTTQSHWLHRLPPSKRISAARINLTFRSIDR encoded by the coding sequence ATGGATTTATTTGACGACTTAGACGCCGCACACAATTTATTACCCAAAGATGGTGTCGTCAATTATTACGGCAAACTCTTGCCAGCCAAACAGGCAGATGATTATTTCGCCTGTTTAATGCAGAGCATCGCATGGGAAAATGATCAGGCGCTGATCTATGGAAAACTGATACTGACCAAACGAAAAGTAGCCTGGTATGGCGACAAAAAATTTGAATACACCTATTCAAATACCACCAAGCACGCCCTGCCGTGGACCGCAGAATTATTAGAATTAAAAGCACTTGTCGAACAGAGAACCGGCGAAAAATTTAATTCTTGCCTGCTCAATTTGTACCATGACGGTGAAGAAGGCATGGCCTGGCATAGCGATGCCGAAAAAGATTTGAAAAAAAATGGCGCGATCGGCTCCTTAAGTTTTGGCGCAGAACGAAAATTTGCCTTCAAACACAAAGTCAGCCAAGAAATCGTTTCCTTAGTCTTGGCGCACGGCAGCCTATTGGTGATGAAAGGCACAACGCAAAGCCATTGGCTGCACCGGCTACCACCGAGCAAACGCATCAGCGCAGCCAGAATCAACCTCACCTTCAGAAGCATAGACAGGTAA
- a CDS encoding LysR substrate-binding domain-containing protein — MSNKLQSMHVFVVAATSESFAAAARALDMSSVMVGKHVQALEQQLGASLIARTTRKQTLTEIGVNYLERCRDVLASVAAADAVAENLRATPQGNLRISAPVAYGTHRLMPVISEYAANYPQVNIDLELNNRVVNMADEAVDVAIRSGSLSDTDLIARPLRASRMLAAASPSYLARHAAPVHPSDLAQHNCLSLAAWGSKPVWRFSKAGETVLVPVEAAFASNYGQALLAAAVSGMGVVVQTDAMLEASIAAGHLVLLLPDWELPSRALHVVRRAEIRPSAKVRSFIDLVVAKLA; from the coding sequence ATGAGTAATAAACTACAAAGCATGCATGTCTTCGTTGTCGCCGCCACTTCAGAGAGCTTCGCGGCGGCCGCGCGCGCACTCGATATGTCGTCGGTGATGGTGGGCAAACACGTACAGGCGCTAGAGCAGCAGCTAGGCGCCAGCCTGATAGCGCGCACCACGCGCAAGCAGACATTGACTGAGATAGGCGTCAATTATCTGGAGCGTTGCCGTGATGTGTTGGCCAGCGTGGCGGCCGCCGATGCGGTTGCCGAAAATTTGCGCGCCACACCGCAAGGCAATTTGCGGATTAGCGCGCCGGTGGCTTACGGCACGCATCGCTTAATGCCCGTCATCAGTGAATATGCGGCCAACTACCCGCAGGTTAACATTGATCTTGAATTGAATAACCGCGTGGTTAACATGGCGGACGAGGCGGTCGATGTGGCGATACGCTCTGGCTCTTTGTCAGATACTGATTTGATCGCCCGCCCCTTAAGGGCTAGCCGCATGCTGGCGGCGGCCAGCCCGTCTTATCTGGCGCGGCATGCGGCACCCGTGCATCCGTCCGATTTGGCGCAGCACAATTGCCTGTCCCTGGCGGCGTGGGGTAGCAAGCCGGTTTGGCGCTTTAGCAAGGCCGGTGAGACAGTGCTGGTGCCGGTAGAAGCTGCGTTCGCGAGTAATTATGGCCAGGCATTATTGGCCGCCGCAGTGAGTGGCATGGGTGTTGTGGTGCAGACCGACGCAATGCTGGAAGCCTCTATCGCTGCCGGTCACTTGGTCTTGTTATTACCCGATTGGGAGCTGCCTTCACGTGCCTTGCATGTGGTGCGCCGGGCAGAGATACGGCCTAGTGCCAAAGTGCGCAGTTTTATTGACCTGGTCGTTGCCAAGTTGGCTTAG
- a CDS encoding DUF1330 domain-containing protein, which produces MAAYAIGFITAHNTDWQKEYGEKMPAVFARHQGKVLAKSGAQKLEGDLQVGAMVVVVEFPTAEHAQAWYTDPEHEHLKQLRRTGADFDLILVNGI; this is translated from the coding sequence ATGGCAGCATATGCAATCGGTTTTATCACCGCCCACAACACAGATTGGCAAAAGGAATACGGCGAAAAAATGCCCGCCGTGTTTGCACGCCACCAAGGGAAGGTGCTGGCCAAATCAGGCGCACAAAAATTGGAAGGTGATTTACAAGTCGGCGCGATGGTGGTGGTGGTAGAGTTCCCCACGGCTGAACATGCGCAGGCTTGGTACACAGATCCAGAACACGAGCATCTAAAACAATTGCGTCGCACTGGTGCTGATTTTGATTTGATACTGGTAAATGGTATTTGA